A region of the Desulfurobacterium atlanticum genome:
GTTGAAAAAAAAGACGGTAAATATAGTTCTATCACTTTTTCTGAGTTTAAAAAACTTGTCTCCAGTGTTCAAAAGGAGCTTGGAGATATAAATAAAGAGGACAGAGTGGTTATTTTTATGGAGAACTCTCCATTGTGGATTGCGTCTCTTTTTGCTGTTATGTTTTCTGGTGGAATTTCTGTTCCTGTTGATTATCTTCTTTCTGAAAGTGAGTTTTTTAATATTTTAAGGGATGCTCAGCCAAGGGTTATATTAACTTCAACTCAAAACTATGATAAGGCAAAATTAGCAGCCAAGAAACTTGGTTATAAACCGGAGATAGTGAAAGTTGATAATGTTGTTGTGGAGGACAGAGAGTTAAAGATTTTATTACCTTCAATGGATGATGTAGCGGTAATTCTCTATACTTCAGGAACAACAGGTAATCCGAAAGGGGTTATGTTAACTTATAGGAATCTAAATCATAATATAGAGGGAATAAGGGATATCAGGCTTCTAAATGAGAAAGACAGGTTTATAGCTATTCTCCCTTTTCATCATACTTATCCTTTGCTTGCAACAGTTGTTTTACCTATTACTGAAGGATTACCTCTTGTTTTTATAGAGAGATTAACTCCTGCAGACATACTTTCAACGATAAGAGATCAGAATGTTACGATAATGGTTGGAGTTCCAAAACTTTTTCAGGTTATTTATCACAACATTTAATAGAGATTTCCAAGCTTCCTGCTATTAAGAAAGGGTTTGTGAATTCAGCGTTGAAGTTTTTTAGAAAAGTGAATGCAAAAGCTCTTCAGAAAAAGGTTTTTAAGCAGGTTCATGAAAGGATAGGGCCATCATTAAGGTATATGATTTCCGGCGGAGCAAAGCTAAATGTTGAAGTTGCCCGTGGACTTGAAGCTATGGGATTTAATATATTGGAAGGTTATGGTTTAACAGAAACTTCTCCTTTAATATCGGTTAATACTCCTGAAAGAAAAAAGATAGGTTCTGCTGGTCCTCCTATAAAAGGTGTTGAGGTAAAGATAGTTAACGGAGAAATTGTTGTAAAAGGTGATAATGTTATGAAAGGTTACTTTAACAGACCGGAAGAAACTGAAAAAGTTATAAAAGATGGATGGTTTTATACTGGAGATCTGGGTTATATTGATGATGAAGGGTTTCTTTTTATAACTGGAAGGGCCAAAGATGTGATAGTTCTTGATAATGGAAAGAATGTTTACCCGGAAGATATAGAGAATGAAATATTAAAAAGTAGATATATCCTTGAAATAGGAGTTTTTGAAGAGGAAGGAGTTATAAAAGCTATCGTAAAACCGGATTTTGAACTTCTTATAGAAGAAGAGATTGAAGATATCTATGAATTTATTAAAAACGAGATAAAGAGAACCACAAAGCACTTGCAGTCATATAAGCGGGTTAAAGAGTTTAAAATCACAGATAGAGAACTACCGAGGACCAGAATAGGGAAGCTTAGAAGGTTTATGCTTCCTGCCTTATATAAGGAGATAGTTGATTAATGGTAGGACCGAGGGGTTTCGAACCCCTGACCTCCACCGCGTCAAGGTGGCGCTCTCCCACTGAGCTACGGTCCTGCAGTGTGAGATAAAAATATAGCCCCTGGATTATTAAATTCAAGAGTTATAAGAAAAGGAAAGGGAACATTCCCTTCCCCTCGTTCTATTGTGCGTAACTGTGAAGTCCAGGAAGTATCAGGTTTACTCCATAGTATGTAAATACGACACTTAAAAATCCTATAATGGTGAAGTGAGCAAGTGGTTTTCCAGAAAGTCCTTTAACATATCTTGCATGGAGATATACAGAGTAAACAAGCCATGTGATAAGGGACCAGGTTTCTTTTGGATCCCAGGACCAGTATCCGCCCCATGCATATTTAGCCCATACAGCACCGAGAATTATTCCAAGTGTTAAAAATACAAATCCTACAGCTGCAGCCTGATACATTATATCTTCAAGGGTTTCAACTGTAGGGAGCTTTTTTGCAAAACCGCTTTTGTTCATCCAGTAGAGGAATCCAACTACACCGGCGGCTATTACTGCAGATATTAAAAAGAAAAGAAATACACTGGTTCTGTATGCTGAATAGGTTATGAAGAAAGCTATAAATATTGTTGATAGGAAAAGGACTATCCAGTCTGTGCTGTTTGTGTCATCCCTTTTTGCAAAATAAGCGTAAGCTACTCCTGCACTTACTGCAAAACCTGCATAACCGATAAAAGATGTAACAACATGGAATAGAAGCCAGTTGCTCTGAAGTGCTGGAACAAGCGGTTGAGCTTCAGGATTGAAACCGAGTATCTGTGTTGAAGCTTCTGAGATGACTGCAAGGGGCATTACAAACATACCAAATATTTTGTTACGGTACTTTCTCTCAAAAATCAGGTAGATTACCACAATGGTCCAGCCAAAAAGCATCAGGGATTCATACATATTTGTGAAAGGGGCATATTTATAGAAAGCAAGCCAGTCATCTACCATGTTTAACTGAGCTTTCTCCATACCCCTTAGCACAAAAGCGATACCTTGAACAATCACTCCAGCAAGAGCGATGTAGGTAGCGATTTTCCCCATTTTCTCAGATTTTGAAAAAACATGAATGGTGTAAAACACTGATGCTGCCAAAAACAGCACCATTCCGATGTTAAAAAACTCCACTGAATTAAACATCTTTCTCCTCCTTAGGGGCTTGGATATTACAGTATGAAGACTTTAGAACCCCTAAGACTTTTTCCATATCCTTTTCAAGGCTTTCGTTTCCTTTGTTTGTCCTTCCAGCAATTACAATATTAACTTTTCCATCTTTCACATCTTTAACTCTTACAAGGATTCTCTTGTGGGAAATAAAGAAGGCTATAAAAAGACCGATAGTAAGTATTGTGCTTCCAGTCCATACAACCCATGTGCCCGGGTCATATGATACCTGTAAACCGGTGTAGAATTTATTATCTGCCCCTGCTATCGCAACAAACTGGTCTGTTTGTGGAATTCTATACCAGTTGTTTGGCATCATCTGAGCTTGAGCAATTCGTTTTCCATCTTTTGTGAGAAGGTCAACAAATATTATTCCTCCCTGCGCTGCAACAGGGGAAAGGAAATATTTTTTTCCATCTTTGCCTTTTCCGACATAAAACGGTTGTCCAAATGCAACGATAAGTTGTTTCTCTTTGGCATTTTGATTTTCTTTATGGAAGAAAAATACTCTGCCTTGGCCGTAGCTTGCCTGATAAAAATATATACCTTCGTAGGAAAGAGGAGTGTTTACTTCTATTATTTGCTCTTTTACCGCTTTTCCATCTTTTAATATTACAAGGTCACTTATATAAGATTTTGGCATGCCAGATGGGTAAAATTCCATTGTGAATTTTTTACACTCCACCTCAAAAGGAAGTTCTATAATGTGACCGTTCCCAAAGAGAGTAACAAGGTTGCTTTT
Encoded here:
- a CDS encoding AMP-binding protein is translated as MFLEDIIENFDKKGDKEILVEKKDGKYSSITFSEFKKLVSSVQKELGDINKEDRVVIFMENSPLWIASLFAVMFSGGISVPVDYLLSESEFFNILRDAQPRVILTSTQNYDKAKLAAKKLGYKPEIVKVDNVVVEDRELKILLPSMDDVAVILYTSGTTGNPKGVMLTYRNLNHNIEGIRDIRLLNEKDRFIAILPFHHTYPLLATVVLPITEGLPLVFIERLTPADILSTIRDQNVTIMVGVPKLFQVIYHNI
- a CDS encoding AMP-binding protein, translating into MNSALKFFRKVNAKALQKKVFKQVHERIGPSLRYMISGGAKLNVEVARGLEAMGFNILEGYGLTETSPLISVNTPERKKIGSAGPPIKGVEVKIVNGEIVVKGDNVMKGYFNRPEETEKVIKDGWFYTGDLGYIDDEGFLFITGRAKDVIVLDNGKNVYPEDIENEILKSRYILEIGVFEEEGVIKAIVKPDFELLIEEEIEDIYEFIKNEIKRTTKHLQSYKRVKEFKITDRELPRTRIGKLRRFMLPALYKEIVD
- the ccsB gene encoding c-type cytochrome biogenesis protein CcsB, with amino-acid sequence MFNSVEFFNIGMVLFLAASVFYTIHVFSKSEKMGKIATYIALAGVIVQGIAFVLRGMEKAQLNMVDDWLAFYKYAPFTNMYESLMLFGWTIVVIYLIFERKYRNKIFGMFVMPLAVISEASTQILGFNPEAQPLVPALQSNWLLFHVVTSFIGYAGFAVSAGVAYAYFAKRDDTNSTDWIVLFLSTIFIAFFITYSAYRTSVFLFFLISAVIAAGVVGFLYWMNKSGFAKKLPTVETLEDIMYQAAAVGFVFLTLGIILGAVWAKYAWGGYWSWDPKETWSLITWLVYSVYLHARYVKGLSGKPLAHFTIIGFLSVVFTYYGVNLILPGLHSYAQ
- the resB gene encoding cytochrome c biogenesis protein ResB, with the protein product MLKKLYNLFSSVKLAIVILISLAVTSIIGTIIEQQQDPDKYLREYGEVTYKIFKFLGFTDVYHSWWYILLLVLLGLNLIICSIERLPYIWKLAKYPKKKLAEGAESSFKLVHKITLSVPDKEAVVGKIKEALSKLGYKTEVVEDEKEKNIKYLFADKNVFARFGVYIVHAGIIIVLIGGLLTALFGYRGYMNLAQGGKSNLVTLFGNGHIIELPFEVECKKFTMEFYPSGMPKSYISDLVILKDGKAVKEQIIEVNTPLSYEGIYFYQASYGQGRVFFFHKENQNAKEKQLIVAFGQPFYVGKGKDGKKYFLSPVAAQGGIIFVDLLTKDGKRIAQAQMMPNNWYRIPQTDQFVAIAGADNKFYTGLQVSYDPGTWVVWTGSTILTIGLFIAFFISHKRILVRVKDVKDGKVNIVIAGRTNKGNESLEKDMEKVLGVLKSSYCNIQAPKEEKDV